The following are encoded together in the Carassius auratus strain Wakin unplaced genomic scaffold, ASM336829v1 scaf_tig00013525, whole genome shotgun sequence genome:
- the LOC113074059 gene encoding RNA-binding motif, single-stranded-interacting protein 3-like — protein MAPPSPSTNSSSHIAAEQLSKTNLYIRGLPPGTTDQDLIKLCQPYGKIVSTKAILDKNTNQCKGYGFVDFDSPAAAQKAVASLKASGVQAQMAKVT, from the exons ATGGCTCCGCCCAGCCCCAGCACCAATAGCAGCAGCCATATTGCAGCGGAGCAGCTCAGTAAAACCAACCTGTACATTCGGGGCCTTCCACCTGGCACCACTGACCAGGACCTCATCAAACTCTGCCAACC GTATGGAAAAATAGTGTCAACAAAGGCAATCCTGGACAAAAACACCAACCAGTGCAAAG gATATGGCTTTGTGGATTTCGACAGTCCGGCGGCGGCACAGAAAGCTGTAGCATCCCTGAAGGCCAGTGGCGTGCAGGCACAGATGGCAAAGGTAACCtag